In one window of Hyla sarda isolate aHylSar1 chromosome 1, aHylSar1.hap1, whole genome shotgun sequence DNA:
- the LOC130299484 gene encoding zinc finger protein 184-like isoform X4, whose translation MGFSSRRRCHGEIQEIRRGPMTFFSVIISQDYTIVRKTSGESGGWSRGPNPITDPPPHSMIHERNNKKILELINKMMELLTGEVPIRCQDVAVYFSMKEWEYVEGHKELTKDIAMDDYQSLASPDGSTSLSPPERCPRPLYTLEEPHNVLKDHQVENLIGIKIEVIDEVEEETDIRADRLNGPDRHSPERCPRPLYSQDYREEKYDVPHDHQGKNLIIKTEVIDEEEEKGMDLRANQQHGFIGRNLLERCPRPLYEYPKEKHNVPEDHQGKNLIIKTEVIDEEEEEKEMDLRVNQQHGFIGRNPLERCPRPLYEYPQEKHNVPEDHQGKNLIIKAEVIDEEEEEEEEEMDLLANQQHGFVRRTPLDRCPRPLYEYPQEKHNVPEDHQGEDPTNIKVEDEGSMEGYHVTEVKEESPDVTPENPSEGNFMFLLNYKVEDEDLMMQRSSGENLFALNLHPGLSGTDLSHNPSSPDQSQIVTTSSGQKRGQRLPYGKHVTKSGGLCTHTVHTGGRFYPCSECGERFSYKSSLVRHVRIHTGEKPYSCSGCGKSFKDKSTLVRHEKIHTGEKPYSCPLCGKCFSHKSHLATHGRSHTGEKPYSCSRCGKCLRNKSHLVEHERIHTGEKPFSCPLCRRRFTHKSSLVRHERIHTGVK comes from the exons atggggtTCTCCTCCAGAAGAAGGTGTCATGGGGAAATACAAGAGATCAGGAGGGGCCCGATGACTTTCTTCAGTGTAATAATATCACAG gattatacCATAGTGAGGAAGACATCGGGGGAGTCCGGAGGATGGAGCAGGGGCCCGAACCCCATCACAGACCCTCCACCTCACTCCATGATACATGAGAGGAACAataagaagatcctagaactcatcaacaagatgatggagctgctgactggagag gttcctataaggtgtcaggatgtggcggtctatttctccatgaaggagtgggagtatgtagaaggacacaaggaacTGACCAAAGACATAGCAATGGATGATTACCAGTCCCTTGCATCACCAG ATGGATCCACGAGCCTAAGTCCACCAGAGAGATGTCCCCGTCCTCTGTATACCCTGGAGGAACCTCACAATGTCCTGAAGGATCATCAG gtTGAGAATCTTATTGGGATTAAGATTGAAGTCATAGATGAAGTAGAAGAGGAGACGGATATAAGAGCCGACCGTCTGA ATGGACCTGATAGACAttcacccgagaggtgtccccgacctctgtattcccaggactacCGGGAGGAAAAGTACGATGTCCCACATGATCACCAG GGTAAAAATCTGATTATCAAGACAGAGGTTATAGATGAAGAAGAAGAGAAGGGGATGGATTTACGGGCCAATCAGCAGC atggattcATAGGAAGAAATCTACTAGAAAGGTGTCCCCGCCCGCTGTATGAATACCCGAAGGAGAAGCACAATGTCCCAGAGGATCACCAG GGTAAAAATCTGATTATCAAGACAGAGGTTATagatgaagaagaagaggagaaggAGATGGATTTACGGGTCAATCAGCAGC atggattcATAGGAAGAAATCCactagagaggtgtccccgtcctctgtatGAATACCCACAGGAGAAGCACAATGTCCCAGAGGATCACCAG GGTAAAAATCTGATTATCAAGGCCGAGGTTatagatgaggaagaagaggaggaggaggaggagatggatttACTGGCCAATCAGCAGC ATGGATTCGTAAGAAGAACTCCATTAGACAGGTGTCCCCGCCCACTGTATGAATACCCACAGGAGAAGCACAATGTCCCAGAGGATCACCAG GGGGAAGATCCGACTAATATTAAAGTGGAGGATGAAGGGAGTATGGAGGGTTATCACGTGacggaagtgaaggaggaaagtCCAGATGTTACTCCAG AAAATCCCTCCGAGGGAAACTTCATGTTCTTACTAAATTATAAAGTAGAAGATGAAGATCTCATGATgcagcgctcctcaggagaaaacCTTTTTGCCCTCAATCTGCATCCAGGACTTTCCGGTACCGATCTGTCCCATAATCCCTCTTCTCCCGACCAATCACAGATTGTTACCACGAGTTCAGGTCAGAAACGGGGTCAAAGGTTACCTTACGGTAAACACGTGACAAAAAGTGGAGGTCTCTGTACACACACGGTTCACACGGGGGGGAGGTTTTATCCCTGTTCGGAATGTGGGGAGCGGTTTTCCTATAAATCGAGTCTGGTTAGACACGTGAGAATTCACACGGGGGAGAAGCCCTATTCCTGTTCAGGCTGCGGGAAGAGCTTCAAAGATAAATCGACTCTTGTTAGACACGAGAAaatccacacaggagagaagccctactccTGTCCactgtgtgggaaatgtttttcacaCAAATCGCATCTTGCTACACACGGGAGAAGTCACacgggagagaagccatattcatgttcacgaTGCGGGAAATGCCTTAGAAACAAATCACATCTTGTAGAGCACGAGAGAATTCACacgggggagaagccattttcatgtccgctGTGCAGGAGGCGCTTTACacataaatcaagtcttgttagacacgagagaattcacacaggggtgaAGTAG